From Halichoerus grypus chromosome 6, mHalGry1.hap1.1, whole genome shotgun sequence, one genomic window encodes:
- the BCDIN3D gene encoding LOW QUALITY PROTEIN: RNA 5'-monophosphate methyltransferase (The sequence of the model RefSeq protein was modified relative to this genomic sequence to represent the inferred CDS: inserted 2 bases in 1 codon), which produces MAASPKQATGGVEEAAAEEEPRLLEPGAAPFGNFPHYSRFHPPEQRLRLLPPELLRRLFPQSSETRPILGLDVGCNSGDLSVALYKHFLSLRDGETCSDASRELHLLCCDIDPVLVERAEKECPFPDALTFITLDFMNQRTRKVLLSSFLNQFGRSVFDIGFCMSITMWIHLNHGDHGLWEFLGHLSSLCRYLLVEPQPWKCYRAAARRLRKLGLHDFDHFRSLAIRGDMANQIVQILTQDHGMELVCCFGNTSWDRSLLLFRAKQTXETHPIPELLTEEGKERNRLRFWRQ; this is translated from the exons ATGGCGGCGTCCCCGAAACAGGCTACGGGGGGCGTTGAAGAGGCCGCGGCGGAAGAGGAACCGCGACTTCTGGAACCCGGGGCAGCCCCATTTGGAAATTTCCCTCATTATTCCCGCTTCCATCCTCCAGAACAACGGCTCCGCCTCCTGCCCCCGGAGCTGCTTCGCCGGCTCTTTCCTCAGAGTTCCGAAACGAGGCCGATCCTGGGGCTCGACGTGGGGTGTAACTCTGGG GATCTGAGTGTGGCTCTGTACAAACACTTCCTTTCCCTACGTGATGGGGAGACCTGCTCAGATGCCTCAAGAGAACTCCATCTACTCTGCTGCGACATAGATCCAGTCCTGGTGGAGCGAGCTGAAAAAGAATGCCCTTTTCCTGATGCCCTGACCTTTATCACCCTGGACTTTATGAATCAGAGGACCCGGAAAGTTCTCTTGAGCTCTTTCTTAAACCAGTTTGGACGTTCAGTTTTTGACATTGGCTTTTGCATGTCAATAACCATGTGGATTCATCTGAACCACGGGGACCATGGCCTATGGGAGTTCCTGGGTCACCTTTCCTCCCTTTGCCGCTACCTCCTTGTGGAGCCACAGCCCTGGAAGTGTTACCGGGCAGCTGCAAGGCGTCTCCGGAAGCTGGGTCTTCATGATTTTGACCACTTCCGTTCCCTTGCCATCCGAGGTGATATGGCCAATCAGATTGTGCAGATCTTGACCCAGGACCATGGCATGGAATTAGTATGCTGCTTTGGCAACACCAGCTGGGACCGAAGCCTTCTGCTCTTCAGGGCAAAACAAAC AGAGACTCATCCGATTCCTGAATTACtgacagaggaagggaaagaaaggaacagattAAGATTCTGGAGACAGTGA